GCTCGGCCAGCGCGGGCTCGGCGAGCATACCGACCACCAAGGAGGTGATCGTGATGCCCAGTTGGGTGCCGGACAGCTGGAAGGAGAGTTCCCGCAGGGCGTAGACCACGGTGGGGGCGCGGTGGTCGCCGTCGGCCACGGCCCGTTCGGCGTCCGCCTTCTCGACGGTGACGAGTCCGAACTCGGCAGCCACGAAGAACCCGTTGGCCAGGATCAGGACGAGTGCCGCGGCGAGCAGCGGCAAGGGGCCGGTCATGCCGCCGCCTCCGTGGTGTGCGGGGGCTGGGGAGGGGCGGCGCAAGTACTACAGGACGATCCGTCCATTGCCGGAGGGAGTCACTCCTCGGGTCGGTGTTGGCCCCCTGAGGGGCAGGACGCAGGGTGCGCCCCGGAGAACAGAGTAAACAGCGGGACCCTGATTAGGGCAGGCTCAACCGGCCGTGTGGTCGACGGCACCGTGCTTCTCGGTGAGGTCGCGCAGCGCACGGGCATCCCGGATGGCCTGGTCCCTGGCGATACCGGGCTGGATGCCCATGGCGGGCAGGCTGGTGCCGTCGGCGAGGTCGAGGTGGACCCAGGGGTCGCCCTCGCGGAGGTTGACGCGCACGACCTGGGCCCAGGCCAGCTCGCGCTTGGTGGTGAGGTTGACCACCGTGACGCCCTCCTGCCGCGCCACCACCTTGGGGCGGCTGAGCAGCAGGAGGACGGCGAGCACCAGCAGCCCGGTGACGACGAAGCTCAGCCGCTCGCCGCCGGTCAGCTTCGGCAGCAGCAGCGCGATCACGGTGAGGGCGGCGAGCTGGGCGATGCCGACGGCGTACAGGACGACCCGGGTGCGGGTCGGCCGGAACGTCACCGGGAGGCTGGGCAGGGGCGCGGACACGTCGTCGGGTCTTCCGTGGTGGAGGCAGCGGTGCGTACGGGGAGCAGGAGGTGCCGGGGCCGGGGCCGGCCGCGGGTCAGAGCCGGCAGGCGTGGATACCGGTGGTCAGGATCGCACGGGCGCCGAGGTCGTAGAGCTCGTCCATGATGCGCTGGGCGTCCTGGGACGGGACCATCGAGCGGACCGCGACCCAGCCCTCGTGGTGCAGCGGGGAGACGGTCGGCGACTCCAGGCCCGGGGTGAGGCCGACGGCCTTCTCGACGTGCTCGACCCGGATGTCGTAATCCATCATCACGTACCGGCGGGCCACCAGGACGCCCTGCATGCGGCGCAGGAACTGGCGCACCTTCGGGTCGTCGTCCGGCGCGCCGGTGCCGCGGATGACCACGGCCTCGGACTTGAGGATCGGCTCGCCGATGATCTCCAGCCCGGCGTTGCGCAGGGTGGTGCCGGTCTCCACGACGTCCGCGATGATCTCGGCGACGCCGAGCTGGATGGCGGTCTCCACGGCGCCGTCGAGGTGGACGACGGAGGCGTCCACGCCGTTGTCGAGGAGGTGCTGACGGACCAGGCCGGAGAACGAGGTGGCGATCGTCATGCCGCCGAACTCGCTGACGTCCTTGGCGGTACCCGGACGGGTGGCGTAGCGGAACGTCGAGCCGGCGAAGCCGAGCTGGAGGATCTCCTCGGCCGGCGAGCCGGAGTCCAGCAGCAGGTCACGGCCGGTGATGCCGATGTCGAGCTTGCCGGAGCCGACGTAGACCGCGATGTCGCGCGGGCGCAGGAAGAAGAACTCGACCTCGTTCTCGACGTCGACCAGGACCAGTTCCCTGCGGTCCTTGCGCTGGCGGTATCCGGCCTCATGGAGCATCGCCGACGCAGGCTCGGACAGTGAACCCTTGTTGGGGACAGCGATGCGCAGCATGAGAGCGAATTCCTTTGCACTGAGGGGTGTTGCGGAGGGTGCGGGTGGTGGATCAGAGGTGGGCGTAGACGTCGTCCAGGGAGATGCCCTTGGCGACCATCATGACCTGCAGGTGGTAGAGGAGCTGGGAGATCTCCTCGGCGGCGGCCTCGTCGGACTCGTACTCGGCGGCCATCCACACCTCGGCGGCCTCCTCGACGACCTTCTTGCCGATCGTATGGACACCGGCCTGTACCAGCTCGGCGGTACGGGAGGTGGCGGGGTCGCCCGTGGCGGCCTTCTGCTGGAGCTCGGCGAAGAGCTCCTCGAACGTCTTCTTGGACATGATGGTGACCACCCTACGCGGTGAAAGTGCGGCGGCATGCAACGCCTCGACCGAAGGGTGGTGGCGGGCGACGGGTGGGCGCGCAGCGCCTCGGCCGAAGGTGGTGGCGGGCGACGGGTGGGCGTGCGACGCCTCGGCTGAAGGGTGGTGGCGGGCGATCAGCGCCAGGGCTCGGACACGGTCCGCAGCGTCGCGGCGGTGGCGACGGCGGCGGTGACCGCCTCGTGGCCCTTGTCCTCGGTGGATCCTTCGAGGCCGGCGCGGTCAAGCGCCTGCTGCTCGGTGTCGCAGGTCAGCACGCCGAAGCCGACCGGTACGCCGGTGTCCACCGACACCTGGGTCAGGCCCTGGGTGACGCCCTGGCAGACGTAGTCGAAGTGCGGGGTGCCGCCCTTGATGACCACGCCGAGGGCGACCACCGCGTCATAGCCGCGACCGGCCAGCACCTTGGCGACGACCGGCAGCTCGAAGGCGCCGGGCACCCGCAGCAGGGTGGGCTCGTCGATGCCGAGCTCGGTCAGGGCGCGCAGTGCGCCGTCCACCAGGCCGTTCATGACCTGCTCGTGCCATTGCGCCGCGATGACGGCCACCCGCAGGTCGCCACAGTTCTTCACGGTCAGTTCGGGTGCGCCCTTGCCGCTCACGGTTCTCCTCTTACGGGTGGTGGTGCCGGTGCTGGTCTTACGGGTGGTGGTGCTGTCTCAGGGGTGGTGCCGGGTGGTGGCGTGATGCCGGGTGGCTACTGGTGGTCGCAGGTGGTGGTGGCGGCAGGGGGTGCGGCGTCCGCCGCTCCGGCCGCCCCCGTGGTGGCAGCGGGGTCCAGCCAGGGCAGGTCGTGCCCCATCCGGTCCCGCTTGGTCCGCAAATACCGCAGATTGTGCTCGCCGGCCTTGACGGGCATCGGCTCCCGGCCGGTGACCCGCAGGCCGTACCGCACCAGGGCTGCGGTCTTCTCGGGGTTGTTCGTCATCAGGCGCAGCGAGCGCACCCCGAGGTCCTGGAGCATCTGCGCGCCCGCGGCGTAATCGCGGGAATCGGCGGGCAGGCCCAGTTCGAGGTTGGCGTCCAGGGTGTCGCGCCCGCGCTCCTGGAGTTCGTAGGCGCGCAGCTTGGACAGCAGTCCGATGCCGCGTCCCTCGTGGCCGCGGAGGTAGATCACCACGCCCCGGCCGGCTTCGGTGATCCGCTGCAGCGAGGCCGCCAGCTGGGGGCCGCAGTCGCAACGCAGCGAGTGGAAGATGTCCCCGGTCAGGCACTCGGAGTGCACCCTGACCAGGATGTCCTCGCCGTCGCCGAGCTCGCCCGCGACCAGCGCGATGTGCTCGACGCCGTCGACGGTGGAGCGGTAGCCGTACGCGGTGAACTCGCCGTGTGCGGTGGGCAGCCGGGTGGTGGCCTCGCGGCGGACGGTGGGTTCGGACGACTGCCGGTAGGCGATCAGGTCCTCGATGGAGATGATCGACAGTCCGTGCTTACGGGCGAACGGCACCAGTTCCGGCAGCCGCAGCATCGTGCCGTCCTCGCCCGCGATCTCCACGATGGCGGCGGCCGGGCGCAGTCCGGCCAGCCGGGCGAGGTCGACACCGGCCTCGGTGTGGCCGTTGCGGACCAGCACCCCGCCGGGCCGGGCGCGCAGCGGGAAGAT
This portion of the Streptomyces sp. 2114.4 genome encodes:
- a CDS encoding PH domain-containing protein, with the translated sequence MSAPLPSLPVTFRPTRTRVVLYAVGIAQLAALTVIALLLPKLTGGERLSFVVTGLLVLAVLLLLSRPKVVARQEGVTVVNLTTKRELAWAQVVRVNLREGDPWVHLDLADGTSLPAMGIQPGIARDQAIRDARALRDLTEKHGAVDHTAG
- the ribH gene encoding 6,7-dimethyl-8-ribityllumazine synthase, producing MSGKGAPELTVKNCGDLRVAVIAAQWHEQVMNGLVDGALRALTELGIDEPTLLRVPGAFELPVVAKVLAGRGYDAVVALGVVIKGGTPHFDYVCQGVTQGLTQVSVDTGVPVGFGVLTCDTEQQALDRAGLEGSTEDKGHEAVTAAVATAATLRTVSEPWR
- a CDS encoding phosphoribosyl-ATP diphosphatase translates to MSKKTFEELFAELQQKAATGDPATSRTAELVQAGVHTIGKKVVEEAAEVWMAAEYESDEAAAEEISQLLYHLQVMMVAKGISLDDVYAHL
- a CDS encoding bifunctional 3,4-dihydroxy-2-butanone-4-phosphate synthase/GTP cyclohydrolase II — translated: MTALKSWYDTENADEASLALDPVEQAIADIAAGRPVVVVDDEDRENEGDLVVAAEKATPEIVAFMMSECRGLICAPMEGTELDRLELPQMVEHNTESMRTAFTVSVDATAAHGVTTGISAADRATTLRLLASGESVAGDFVRPGHIFPLRARPGGVLVRNGHTEAGVDLARLAGLRPAAAIVEIAGEDGTMLRLPELVPFARKHGLSIISIEDLIAYRQSSEPTVRREATTRLPTAHGEFTAYGYRSTVDGVEHIALVAGELGDGEDILVRVHSECLTGDIFHSLRCDCGPQLAASLQRITEAGRGVVIYLRGHEGRGIGLLSKLRAYELQERGRDTLDANLELGLPADSRDYAAGAQMLQDLGVRSLRLMTNNPEKTAALVRYGLRVTGREPMPVKAGEHNLRYLRTKRDRMGHDLPWLDPAATTGAAGAADAAPPAATTTCDHQ
- the hisG gene encoding ATP phosphoribosyltransferase, with protein sequence MLRIAVPNKGSLSEPASAMLHEAGYRQRKDRRELVLVDVENEVEFFFLRPRDIAVYVGSGKLDIGITGRDLLLDSGSPAEEILQLGFAGSTFRYATRPGTAKDVSEFGGMTIATSFSGLVRQHLLDNGVDASVVHLDGAVETAIQLGVAEIIADVVETGTTLRNAGLEIIGEPILKSEAVVIRGTGAPDDDPKVRQFLRRMQGVLVARRYVMMDYDIRVEHVEKAVGLTPGLESPTVSPLHHEGWVAVRSMVPSQDAQRIMDELYDLGARAILTTGIHACRL